From a single Plasmodium sp. gorilla clade G2 genome assembly, contig: PADLG01_00_22, whole genome shotgun sequence genomic region:
- a CDS encoding ring-exported protein 1, whose product MAGYSSNDEEPPKEEKKITRLEDMQSPFDYKRFFRKYTIFAPFILVYFTIMFFINSTVQNGTMLLNAIKENANSKLPALLWNKIKGKGKENEVKYEDKKMIEGRKSVSGEEYNKHKRRKVDNQEDDYDVDEYGHPKYGAPYKSEEELAEQQNYYDENHGDEYYEGDDYEYNNNPYHGKGKNEYQEKDPNEEEREKQAKKKAEELEKRKQLHEEERRKAKETQQALHKKLQEQLQRLKEQEKNKVEHQKLIHKIKAQGFVDPVVQRVLNKYHQKEKDEEQQILRIRDLQVQLRHIQQKIQSLKYSNNGQPKTKDDYLLLKDLQKEYYDKEQDEQNMIEHLEQLQGEMQYVFEELQIVYNENQAKTAQANDEQHELKPQHEKDALKLKGTSEATTEVKTQDEKDASKVTTTNDQTKEVKPQVEKDALKTTNTNDQTKEVKPQVEKDASKVTTTNDQTQEVKPQAEKDASKLTTTNEQSKELKTQAEKDALTKKENQNNELLTQTEKDALKTTNTNEHTQEVKPQAEKDASKLTTTNEQSKELKTQAEKDALTKKENQNSELLTQTEKDALSKKESEAPKGLSTSDKNTTENQLNGEAQSEVKPQWQKDSWKSKNESQTETNNTWKKKPEEAQNTEPQQEVKSPYEKYSYNKESKPQNDKYTLNKEVKPQNEKYSYNQKVKAENTEPEKSLLESSVFS is encoded by the exons atggcTGGTTATAGTAGTAATGATGAGGAACCTCCAAaggaagaaaagaaaatcacTAGATTAGAAGATATGCAAAGCCCATTTGATTATAAAAGATTTTTTCGTAAGTACACAATCTTTGCTCCCTTTATTCTTGTGTACTTTACTATcatgttttttattaattcgaCTGTGCAAAATGGTACAATG ttATTAAATGCTATAAAGGAGAATGCCAACTCGAAACTTCCTGCTTTATTAtggaacaaaataaaaggaaaaggAAAGGAAAATGAAGTAAAATATGAAGATAAGAAAATGATAGAAGGTAGAAAATCTGTAAGTGGAGAAGAATACAATAAacataaaagaagaaaagtaGACAATCAAGAAGATGATTATGATGTTGATGAATATGGACATCCAAAATACGGTGCCCCATATAAGAGTGAAGAAGAACTTGCAGAacaacaaaattattatgatgaaaatCATGGAGATGAATATTATGAAGGTGATGATTATGAATACAATAATAACCCATATCATGGAAAAGGTAAAAATGAATATCAAGAAAAGGATccaaatgaagaagaaagagaaaaacaagcaaaaaaaaaagcggaagaattagaaaaaagaaaacaactacatgaagaagaaagaagaaaagcCAAAGAAACACAACAAGCcttacataaaaaattacaagAACAATTACAAAGATTAaaagaacaagaaaaaaataaagttgAACACCAAAAGTTAATACACAAAATTAAAGCACAAGGTTTTGTAGATCCAGTAGTTCAAAGAGTACTTAACAAATATcatcaaaaagaaaaagatgaaGAGCAACAAATACTTAGAATAAGAGACTTACAAGTACAATTACGTCATATTCAACAAAAAATACAAAGTCTCAAATATAGTAATAACGGTCAACCAAAAACAAAAGATGATTATTTACTATTAAAAGATTtacaaaaagaatattatgataaagaACAGGATGAACAAAATATGATAGAACACTTAGAACAATTACAAGGAGAAATGCAATACGTATTTGAAGAATTACAAATCGTCTATAATGAAAATCAAGCAAAAACAGCTCAAGCAAACGATGAACAACATGAATTAAAACCACAACATGAAAAAGATGCATTGAAATTAAAAGGAACAAGTGAAGCAACAACGGAAGTAAAAACACAAGATGAAAAAGATGCATCAAAAGTAACAACAACAAATGATCAAACGAAGGAAGTAAAACCACAAGTGGAAAAAGATGCATTAAAAACAACCAACACAAATGATCAAACGAAGGAAGTAAAACCACAAGTGGAAAAAGATGCATCAAAAGTAACAACAACAAATGACCAAACACAAGAAGTAAAACCACAAGCTGAAAAAGATGCATCAAAACTAACAACAACAAATGAACAATCAAAGGAATTAAAAACTCAAGCTGAAAAAGACGcattaacaaaaaaagaaaatcaaaataatgaattacTTACTCAAACAGAAAAAGATGCATTAAAAACAACCAACACAAATGAACACACACAAGAAGTAAAACCACAAGCTGAAAAAGATGCATCAAAACTAACAACAACAAATGAACAATCAAAGGAATTAAAAACTCAAGCTGAAAAAGACGcattaacaaaaaaagaaaatcaaaataGTGAATTACTTACTCAAACTGAAAAAGATGCattatcaaaaaaagaaTCTGAAGCTCCAAAAGGTTTATCAACATCAGATAAAAACACAACAGAAAACCAATTAAATGGAGAAGCTCAATCAGAAGTTAAACCACAATGGCAAAAAGACTCTTGGAAATCAAAAAATGAATCACAAACAGAAACGAATAATACatggaaaaaaaaaccaGAAGAAGCACAAAATACAGAACCTCAACAGGAAGTAAAATCtccatatgaaaaatattcatataataaagaatctAAACcacaaaatgataaatacaCTTTAAACAAAGAAGTAAAAccacaaaatgaaaaatattcatataaccAAAAAGTAAAAGCTGAAAATACTGAACCAGAAAAATCATTATTAGAAAGTTCTGTATTTAGTTaa
- a CDS encoding ring-exported protein 2: protein MNLSDIFSTGKESLLSLKDTFGSSNFSPLTPCEGFDCLPQVLFLYLIFLVLCTGMFIHNKNQLKKKQRLTNFNYQYDVNYSGCAEQYDAEEQQEYDQEESEKDGHNINAHNEYSEHNHSQNHSYKSNVENQKVHVGQASNQKGAVFNA, encoded by the exons atgaatttATCTGATATTTTTAGTACTGGTAAAGAATCTTTGTTATCTTTAAAGGATACTTTTGGATCTAGTAATTTTTCTCCACTTACACCATGTGAAGGATTTGACTGCTTACCTCAAGTATTATTTTTGTACCTTATATTTCTTGTATTATGTACTGGAATGTTTATTCATAATAAGAATCAG cttaaaaaaaaacagaggTTAACAAATTTCAATTATCAATATGATGTAAATTATTCAGGATGCGCAGAACAATATGATGCAGAAGAACAACAGGAATATGACCAAGAAGAATCTGAAAAGGATggacataatataaatgcaCATAATGAATATTCTGAACATAATCATTCACAAAATCATTCATATAAGTCAAATGTAGAAAATCAAAAAGTACATGTTGGACAAGCATCAAACCAAAAAGGTGCAGTATTCAATGCATAA